One window of Drosophila busckii strain San Diego stock center, stock number 13000-0081.31 chromosome 3L, ASM1175060v1, whole genome shotgun sequence genomic DNA carries:
- the LOC108598891 gene encoding vacuolar protein-sorting-associated protein 36, with product MNRFAYETARLTESETFVSRDRQVKIYDGDQKTEFEDGEVVLTTHRLFWGRPGEIARAAIALCLPLSYVISLSEETTASNFFGRKTRIIMHLRPPHPEKAPGPLDMSRASHIKLSGKNGLSVEFHSALRETLNARVWEIMLVNETTIRSPGPLPVSDSNDRLARIQKRTGIGGIERHLEAKAKATDENIALAFQDLSVLMAMAKDMVGLSKNISSKIREQKGEISDDETVRFKSYLLSLGIDDPVTRDNFTSNTAYFNSLAQQICEMLLDPIEEHGGMMSLADVYCRVNRARGLELLSPEDLLHACEQLSGPIKLRSFPSGARVLQLESHDDELIASDTLEKVRAAESMAVEELAKQLGISLLLAKERLLVTERLGKVCRDESVEGLRFFPNLLLQRDF from the exons ATGAATCGTTTTGCCTATGAGACGGCTCGCTTAACTGAATCTGAGACTTTCGTCAGTCGTGACCGTCAAGTTAAAATTTACGACGGCGACCAAAAA ACAGAATTCGAGGATGGTGAGGTGGTGCTCACCACACACAGGCTGTTCTGGGGCCGTCCCGGTGAAATAGCTAGAGCAGCTATAGCTCTGTGTCTACCTCTAAGCTATGTGATATCGCTGAGCGAAGAAACAACTGCCTCTAACTTTTTTGGACGTAAGACACGAATTATAATGCATTTGCGCCCACCGCATCCCGAAAAAGCGCCTGGTCCGCTGGACATGAGTCGTGCATCGCACATAAAGCTTTCCGGCAAGAATGGACTAAGCGTTGAGTTTCACAGCGCATTGCGCGAAACTTTGAATGCGCGAGTTTGGGAAATCATGTTGGTTAACGAGACAACAATTCGAAGCCCCGGACCACTGCCAGTGTCCGATAGCAATGATAGGCTGGCCAGAATACAAAAGCGCACAGGTATTGGTGGCATAGAGCGTCATCTGGAGGCAAAGGCCAAGGCTACGGATGAGAATATAGCGCTGGCTTTCCAAGATCTAAGCGTGCTTATGGCCATGGCCAAGGATATGGTGGGATTATCCAAAAacataagcagcaaaatacGCGAGCAAAAAGGCGAAATATCAGATGATGAAACTGTGCGCTTTAAGTCGTATTTGCTCAGCTTGGGCATAGACGATCCGGTGACGCGTGATAACTTTACCAGCAATACGGCGTATTTTAATAGTTTGGCGCAGCAGATATGCGAGATGCTGCTGGATCCCATAGAA gAACATGGCGGCATGATGTCTCTGGCTGATGTGTACTGTCGCGTGAATCGCGCACGCGGCTTGGAACTGTTGTCACCAGAAGACTTGTTGCATGCATGCGAACAGCTGAGCGGGCCAATCAAACTGCGCAGCTTTCCCAGTGGCGCGAGAGTGCTGCAGCTGGAGTCACATGATGATGAGCTTATAGCCAGCGATACGCTGGAGAAAGTGCGCGCTGCCGAATCAATGGCTGTGGAGGAGCTGGCAAAGCAGCTGGGCATCTCATTGCTGTTGGCCAAAGAGCGCCTGCTGGTAACCGAGCGACTTGGCAAAGTGTGTCGCGATGAGTCCGTCGAGGGATTGCGCTTTTTTCccaatctgctgctgcaacgtgatttttaa